A window of Nonomuraea angiospora genomic DNA:
CGGGTCGGCGTCGTCGGAGGGTATTGAAGGCGCTGCTGGTCCGTCGCGAGCCATTGCCATGACATGTCTCACCAGGTATCTGGGTACATCGTGCTTGCGGTCAACCCTCTGCAGGCGGCGCTCGCGATGGCGGGGCCACGTGCGGCCGTTGAAACCCGGCCTGCGCGGTGCACGGTTCGTTCCTGCACATTGTGCGCCCGTCAGCGCGCCGGGGAACGACCTGACCAGAGCACCGCGAATCACATGGAAGCGCGCTATGAGGACATCACGTGGGGACCGGCGAGTGGAGGCGTTGGGAGCAACGCTCCGACTCCTCCTGACGGCCTGTCTGGTGTCGCTGCTCCCGGCCTGTAACCCCGGCCAACGCCCACACCCTCTGCCGCAATCCACCCGCAATCGGGAGGGCCTGGTCGACGGGCAGGTCGGTGCCATGCGGCTTTTGCACGTCCACATCCTGGCCCCGCCCATGGCTCAGCAGAAGTCCGGCGACGACCTGGGCCTGTACCTGACCCTGGTCAACGACAGCGACACACCCCAGAAACTCGACGGCGTGAGCACTGTGCACGCCGAAAGGGTCGTCTATCGCGCAAGCTCGTCCGCTCCCCAGCAAGCCGTCAACGTAACGATCCCTGCCCGCGCCACCCTCTCCCTCCAACAAGGACAGGGCCGCCCACACCTGGAAGTCATCGACATCCACCGGCCGCTCGGAGCCACCCCGATCGACGTCACCTTCCGCTTCACCACCGGCACGACCACCCTGCGCATTCCGGTACTGCCGCTGGAACGAGGAGCCGGTTCGCCCACTCCCACCCACAGTTGAGCCCTCCTTGCGGAGCTACAAAGGACAAACGCCCCGTTACCGGCCGCATCGGGACCGGCCAGCGGCCGACCGGACACCGAGCTGGAGCACGCGAACCAAGGCTGCTTCTTAGATCAGGCACGGAGCCAGATCTACGTCTACGTTCTGTCTGGTCAGCACTCCTGCACGGCCCATACTCGGGCACTTCTGTCTGAGCTGTCTCGTTAACCTGGTGAGGCAAAGATCAAAAGGAGCTCGGGTGTCGGAGAGCGTGCATATTTGGTGGGACGCGGAAGGCGTGGCGCGAGGCGTCAGGGTCACGGACTGGCTCTGGCCCGCCTACAACTACACGATCCGCTACGACCGGCGCGGCGCCCAAGTGCACCTCGAGGGCAAGGTGCTGATCGGGACCGCCGGATACGTCGCCGAGCTGGGCTGCTATCGATTCACCGCCGTGGGTTTCCAGCCCGACCACATGCTGAGCGAAGGGCGATGGCCGACGCTGGCGGACGCGGCCGCCGGAGCCGCCCACGCACACGCGAGGCACGACACCATAGAGATGTCGACGATGATCGCCGTCATGTAGACGGCCGTGTGACGCAGGGCTTCTTCTCTGCTCCGCAGATCCAGCCGCGCTCGCACCCTCCGCGCCGAGCTGGAGCAGTTGCGTAGCCGGGTGAGCGATAAGAAAGAACTGAAATAACTACTATCTGTCAAACAGCAGAGTACAACCTGTAACATTAACGTATGGTTCGAGGGCGTCACCGCCGACCGTCTCGTGGAGGCGTTCTACTCACCGCCGAACAGCTCGCCGTCCTGGCCCTCGTCGGCACCGTTGCGGCCGCCTGCTCAACGATCATCGACATAGCCGGAGCCGTCAAAGGCGACGCACCCACCGTTATCGCCGGGCCCACCGTCACCGTGACGGCGCCCTTCCCTGAACCGGCTTCCAACGACTGCGGGAAGCGCGTCATTGCCATCCGCGTCGCCCAGGACAGCACGATAGAGCTTCCCTTGGCCTGCATAACCCCGCTCGGGACGTTCAAGATCAGTTAACGCGCGGTGGCGGGCCGTGAGGTTCGAGGATGGTCCAGCGAGGCGGACCGAGCGTCGCGTACACCTCGTCAGGGAAGTCCGGTTCGTCCACTTCGACCTCTGCCGGGAAGTTCGCTTCGACGATCGGCTCGACTCCGAGCACCTCGTACACGAACGCGGCCGAGCCCGGGGGCGAGGAGGAAGTCCGCAGGAATTAGCGTCAGCGCACCACGCCGGAGCTCATGCGGCGGTGCCTCGCTTCCGTCGGCGCAGAGGATCGCGGCCGGCGACATGGGCGACCACGGCGTCGACGCTTGGCCGGACGTATCCTCCAGGGAGCGTACGGAGGCGTGCCGGGAGCGGGCCAACCGGGTTGGGGTGTTGGTGCCGGTGAAGGCCACCGCATTCCGACCGTGTGGGTGCCGACCCCCAGTACGTGCACCCGCCGGGTGGCGTGCTCGACCACGGCGAAGCAGTACAGCCGCGCGAGCATGACCGTCTCCACGGTAAAGAGTCACAGGCAAGAATCCCGGACGCCTGAGCCTTGAGGAACTGAGCCCAGGTCGGACCCCGCGCCGGGGAGCTGGATCGAAGCCGGCCCTCTTCAAGATCGCCCACACGGTGGCCGGGGACACCTTGCGGCCCAGCACTGCGATCTGCCCAGCAATGCGCCGATATCCCCAGTCCGGATTTTCGGCGGCCAGGCGCAGCACCAGAGTTCGGATGGCAGGTCGGATCGGTGGCCGTCCCGGCCCGTGCTTTGGGTAGGTCCAACGTCGCTTCACCAGGTGGGCGTGCCAGCGCAGGAGCGTCCGCGGGGTGACGAACAGGTGACTTCGGCGGCGTCGGGACAGGAGTCGCGCGAGCGCGGAAATGATGGCCCGGTCCGCCCACGACGGCCGGGGCACGGCGACCTGGCGCCGGAGAACAGCCAACTGATGCCGCAACACCAGGATCTCTGCGTCCTTGGACGCCTGTGATCGTGCAAGCAGCGCGATCCAGCCAAATGCTCGTAAGACGATCAAATACAGCAGCCGCAGAGCCATCCTGCGATCCTGCCGGAGCCGAGCCATCGAACACAGCAAAACACCAGATCAAAGCCTGTGACGCATTATTCGGCACCCACAGGTAGCGGCACCGGCGAGCCGGACCGTTCCGGGCTTATGGATGACGATTTTCTTCATTGCGTAGTCGCCCTTTCTCCTCGAAATGAGTGAATCGGCGATTGCCTTCACGGGAATCCGTCAGATCTTCATATCTGTCAAGATCCTGATATTTCCTGGCAACGGGTGATGCCTTCGGCCGCACGTGCCCCCTCATGCTTGCTGCCAGCCGCCTCGGCCAGTTCGCGTGCCGCATGAAAGGCGGCGAGCGCCGCCCCCGGCGCGTT
This region includes:
- a CDS encoding copper chaperone PCu(A)C — translated: MAQQKSGDDLGLYLTLVNDSDTPQKLDGVSTVHAERVVYRASSSAPQQAVNVTIPARATLSLQQGQGRPHLEVIDIHRPLGATPIDVTFRFTTGTTTLRIPVLPLERGAGSPTPTHS